TTTGTGGAGTCCCTCGTCGCACGTGCCGTGGTCAGGGTATCCGAAGGGACCCTGGAGGATCCGGCGTTGGACTGCTCCGCGGAGTCCGGTCGGGTAGGTATTGTGCTCGTGGGACGCGAAGTTGATGGGCCCCTTTCACTGGCCTTCTCTGGGACGAGAGCTATTCCCCTATTGCGTTTCGATTGAATTTCGGTGACAGCGTTCTCCATGGCTATGAAGCGCTCCGGCGTGCTCGGATGAGATGCCGTGAAGTTTTTCTTGATACTCCCGGGGTGCTCGGCGGCCATCCGTCGCCAGAAATTGGGAGCCTTCGTGATATCGAATCCAGCCCTGGCGGCCATGTACAGACCCTCGTAGTCAGCCTCTGCCTCAAACCGCTGCGAGAACGCATTTGCAGCGGCGTTGCTGAACATGCCCCCGGTATTGACCCCGGTTGTGGCAGCGACGGCGACGTCCAGGATCGCACCGAGCAGAGAGTTCCCCTTCTTCTTCCCGATGTGCCCGAGGGCATCATGGGAAAGCTCATGCCCGACGACGAAGGCCAGCTCGTCATCGTCTTCGGTGAACCGCAGCATTCCGCTTGCGATGAAGACCTTCTCTCCATCCGCATACGCGTTCACCACGTCGTCCTCTGTTGCGAGAACCGGATAGTCACACGCGGGCACACCGAGCATCGAGAGATTAAGAATCTGGCCCTTTCGTCGTACATCGAGCTTTAGCGAATCAGTACTCGAGGACGCCTTAAGGAGCATCTCCATGGCCTGTAGAGTCGTCTTCCCCTCAACACTCTTTCCATTGATCGCCTTGAGTGAGTCGCCCGGCTGAAGACCCGCCAGGGCAGCCGGGAAATTGGGTTGTACGTTGCGCACCACGGGGCAGTCACCCAACCCGAAGTACTTGATAGCGGCTTCACGGTAGTCCTTGGAATAGGAGCCGACATCGTGCGCAACGAATCCATAAATGGCACGCTGTTCGCCGCAAAGCTCTGCTGATGCCCGAGTCAGGCGGTAGGAAACCGCTCCCAAGCGGTCCTGCTTCTTAACCCAGACTTCGAGCGCCATTTCCCGCTGTTTTTCGGCTTCAGACCGCGCGGCCGATTCGCTGACGGGCATTTGCTTCAGCGTAGGGGCGCATGACGGGATCATCAGGTCAAGGAGGATGAAAAGAATCGCCGATAAAGAGAGGCGCGCGAGCGCTGACCGGATCTGAGGCATTGGCACCTCCGAAGGGCTGGCTACTCCAAATCGTGGGGGGAGAGGGCGAAGGCTACTCCCCGACCGTCTGTCGCGCTAGCCCGAATCTCGAACGAGGCGGATCCACGGCTCTACACCAACTACAAACGGTATCCGATGGGCATAGTTCGGCTGGAAGACAAGCGACTGCTGTTTGATTGTGGTGTCCCCAAGGGGATTCGAACCCCTGTTGCCGCCGTGAAAGGGCGGTGTCCTAGGCCAGGCTAGACGATGGGGACAACCTTGGTTGCACGAGGTCCAACGGCGGGCGGGTATGATCCCTAGCCAACGCGCGTGGGACTATAACGTATTCGAAGCGCACCCCGCCAGACGGCCCAGCCCCCGCCCCCGTTCCTGGTTCGATCCGACCACTCCCTGCGAGATTCCGCCCTCCGCCCCTCGGGCGATCTCCGGGCGTATATCGTAACCTACTGTAAATAAATACGTTGTGCGAACACCCCCTCCCGGCACGGCCCATGCGTCCACGTAGTCGTGGGATTGGGTAAGTGGGTGAGAACCGGCGGCCCGGTGGGCTCGGCCGGGCACAAAAGGGAGGCTCAGATGACACGGTTGCCGAAGAAAGTGCTCTTCCGGATCGCGGCTGCGGCCGCGACGTTGATCGGGCTCGTCTCCTTCTAGGGAGAAACGATGCTCCTCACCGGCTACATCGCACTTGTCGTCGCGGCGGGAGGGATCGCGCTCTGGGGTGTGGGCGCTCCCGATCCTACGATCGGCTGGCTGTCTCTGTGGTTCTGGCTGCTGGCCAACCTGCTGGGCGAGGTGCTTTGGCTCCCGGCGCCCAAGGGGCGTGGATACCTCAGCATGGCGAACGCCGCGAACTTCGCCACGCTGATCCTCCTGTCGCCCTCCTCCGCGATCGCGGTGACGGCGACGGCGGGTCTCATCGCGGACCTCCTGTTCCGGCGGAGGGCGTGGTACCAGGCGCTCTTCAATTCCGCGGCGTGCGCGTTGACGGTCGCCGCCGCCTCCCTGGTCTTCTCGCATACGGGCGGGATGAGCTCGAGCGTGGACGCGATCCTGTCGCCGCTCAACGCGGTGCCGCTCCTCTTGTCCGGCTTGACCTACTTCCTGCTCAACACCTGGCTGGTCTCGGGCGTCGTGGCGCTCCATCGCCGTGAGGCGATCTGGACGGTCTGGCGCACGAGCTTCGCTTTCTCGTACGAGCTCGTCGGCGCGGTGGTGCTGAAGCTCCTTGGATACCTGTTCGCGATCCTGTTCCTGACGTGGGGCTACATGAGCGCGTTCCTGGCAGTCATCGCCACGTATTTCATCCGCGACGCCTACATTCGCTACGTCGCCCAGACCGAAGCGGCCGCCCGTCCTGCGGCCCCCGCACCCGACCGGAGGCCGACGTCATGAGAATCTCCAGGCAGATCGCCACCTGGGCTCTACTCGCATTCGCAATCACTGCCTTCTCAGGCTGCGGGAACTCCCCGGTCGGCCCGGCGTCGATCGGTGGCGGCGGCGGCGGCGAACCTTCCTTCCGGTCAGGTCCGGATGTCCTTGTGGTCCATCCGGACGGCACCACGAGCTGGACGGCGTCCCCGCTCGGCGGACCGAAACCCGCCGGCGTCCTCCCGGATTCCGGATCGTCGAGCAGGATGGTGGACGTTGTGGAGGAGGTGGACGGCTCGGTCGGCGCGAAGATGCGCTGCGGAAGGTTCTACCTCATGATCCCGCCGGGCGCGTTCGACGGACGCGGATCGGTGACGATGTCGATGGAAGACTCGACCGTGATGATCTGCGATCTGAGCATCTTCCCTGCTTCGCTGAACCAGTTCCACGAGCCGGTCAAGCTTGCGCTCTCCATCAACAACACCGACACCTCGACCGACACGCTTTCGATCTACTGGTACGACGAGACCGGCAGAGCGTGGGTCGACATGGTGTGCGACAAGGACCTGAGCAACAACCCCGAGACCGCCGCCGCGCCCTACCCCGCGAATATGTGCGGGGTCATGACCGAGCTCAGGCACTTCTCCCGCTACTCGGCAGGCAAGGCGGGCTGGTAGGCGAAAGCCACCTCCCCGCAAACGAGGCCGCCGGCACCCCTCCCGGCGGCCTTATACATTTCCGGTCGGGATGCGGCGGCCGTTCGGGCCGCCGAGACGCGAACTCCCTCGTTGCGCCCCCTGGTCCCCGCCGCTATGCTCGTCGGCTCCGAAGCAGCGTCGGCCCCGCTTCGGTTCACCCGGAGGAATCATGCAGAAGTTCGACGGAGTCGATTTCCTGGAGATCGACGGCCTCTTCAGCGACGAGGAGATTCTCGTCCGCGATTCCGTCCGGAGATTTGTCAGCGACCGGGTGCTCCCCGTCATCGAGAAGCACAATCGCGAAGGCACGTTTCCCGCGGACTTGATTCCAGGGATGGCCGAGCTGGGCATGTTGGGAGCGAATCTGCAGGGCTACGGCGCCGCCGGGCTCAACAACGTCGCGTACGGGCTCATCATGCAGGAGCTGGAGCGCGGCGACAGCGGCATTCGCTCCTTCGTCTCCGTCCAGGGCGCGCTCTGCATGTATCCGATCTACACGTACGGATCGGACGCGCAGAAGGAGAAGTATCTCCCGGGGATGGTGAAGGGAGAGGTAATCGGCTGCTTCGGGCTCACCGAGGCGGACTTCGGCTCCAATCCGTCCGGCATGCGCACGTCCGCCCGCAAAGACGGCAATTCCTACATCCTGAACGGAAGCAAGATGTGGATCACGAACGGCGGGATCGCGCACGTGGCGATCGTCTGGGGACGCCTGGACGGCGTGATTCGTGGGTTCCTCGTCGACAAGGGCACGCCCGGCTACTCCACGAAGGACATCCACGGCAAGTGGTCGCTCCGCGCCTCCGTGACCTCGGAGCTGACGTTTCAGGATTGCCGTGTCCCCCTCGACAACATCCTACCCGGCGTCGAGGGGCTGAAAGGGCCGCTAGGTTGCCTCAACCAAGCCCGATACGGGATCGCGTGGGGCGGACTTGGTGCCGCGATGGCCTGCTACCACGTGGCGCTGGAGTGCTCGAAGTCACGTATCCAGTTCGATCGCTCGATCGCGGGCTTTCAAATGGTGCAGGAGAAGCTCGCCTGGATGATTCGCGAGATCACCAAGGGACAGCTTCTCGCGATCCAGCTCGGCCGGCTCAAGGACGCCGGCAAGGTGAAGGCGCACCAGGTCTCGCTCGGGAAGATGAACAACGTGGACGTTGGCCTACAGTGCGCGCGGCTCGCGCGCTCGATCCTCGGGGCCAACGGGATTACCGACGAGTACCAGTGCGGCCGCCACATGTGCAACTTGGAGAGCGTTTACACCTACGAAGGCACCCACGACATCCACACCCTCGTGCTCGGCGAAGCCGTCACGGGGATCCCCGCGTACAAGTAGTTCTTCCGGACTCGGCCCGCCCGCGCTACCGCGCCTTCCTCTCAGAACGGAATGAAGAGCATCGCGAAGTATTCGTCCTGGTCCCTGTTAATGGAATAGTTGTAGCGGCGGTACGACACCTTGATGTCGGTGAACGGCATGGGGCAGATGTCCACCTCGGCGAGATAGCGGCGCCAGATTTCGTTGAATATCACCCCAGACGGAGGCCCGTAGTAATCCATCTTCGCGCGGAGATCGAGTCCTCGCGACAGTCGATAGACGACCTCCGTGAACGCCGCCTTGCGACTCACGTCCGGATTGAAATCGTTCGAGACATATTCGCCCAGGAACGTCCAGCGGCCGCGCGTGGTCGACGCATAGAGCGACCACCGGTATATGTCCGGCGTGAAGGCCGATTCCCTGTCGTACCCAGACAGGCCGAACTGGAATGCCCTGGACGCCCGGCCGAACTTCGCAGCGTAAGTGCTCGCATTCTGCCCAAATGGATCACCACCATTTGTGAAGGAGGCCTCCCCAAACCAATTGTTCCCGATCGCGCCTACCTCGATGCCAGCGTCCTCCATCTGGGAGTCGTACGGAAGCACGAGGGTCGTCCGCGTGAACGAGGTGTGGTCTTCCTGGCGAAGCCCGAAGGGGAGCCGGAAGCGGCCCACCTGAATATATAGATCCTTTGCAAATCCGTGGAACAGCCCGTAAAGCTCCCGGGCCACGTAGGGGGCCGGAAAGCTGGCATATTCAATCACCAGCCCGTGCGTTCCGACGATGGTGAGGTAGTCGTGCGGCTGGATCGCTATACGTAGGTTTCCCTCCATCGGGAAGAAGGTCGAGGCCGTGAAATTCGACACCCCCTCTTGGTGGGACGCGTAGTACATGAACCTCGTATCCAACCCCAAACGGATCCAGTCGTTGAGTTGAGGATTCACGGTGACCTTGGACCAGCGCTCCTCTTCCCCCATCGAATGGCGGTTCTTCCCGTAGTTGAACCCGAATTCGTTCCGCATCGCGCTGCCGTTGGGATCGAAGTGGCAGGAGATGCAGTTCCTGCCCTCCCTCGAGGCGTAGAGCGGAAGCGCCTGCGCGGGGGTCGTGAAGGCCGCGGCTGCGGCAGCAGTGGCGAGGAGCAGCCCTAGGATCCGGGCCGCAAGATTTGTCCGAACAGTGAGTGGTCGACGGATCACGAGGTTCCCCTCCTTCCGGCTAGGGAGTAGGCAGGCTCAGGAAGACGGAAGATCACAAGATAGAGCGACACCACCGCGCCCGCAAGCCCAACCCACGCGATGGGAATGAATCCAAAGCGATCGATGAATGCTCCCGAGGAGCCGGCGACGAGGGCCGTGAACGGCGTCACGATTGCGGGAATGATGCCGATGTAGGCGGTGTTGTCCTCATGCGGGGAGAACGCCATCGATAGGTTGAAGAGCGCCAGGACGTCGGACACGATGAAAATGCCGAGCACGAACGCGGTGCAGTAGTAGAAAGCCGGATGGCTTCCCCAGATCGCTAGCGAGAGCCCGAGGGTGAGAGCCGCCATCGCGACCACCGCGACGCGCGAGTAGCCGAACCGGTCCCCGATCGTCCCCACGAGAACGCTACCGATCATCTGTCCCGCCATGCAAATGGAGGTGTAGATGGCCGAGTCGCGCGGCTGGAGTGAGAAGCGGGATTCGGCGAAGACCGGATAGTACGTGATCAGCATGAAGCGGCCCACGGAGAGGAGCAGGACCGTGAGGTAAACCCGAAGGCCCGTCCGGTCGGCGAGGATCTCGCGGGTATAGCGAAGCACGGTCGCGAACGCGGGGCTCGGTTTCGTTGTCCCGCCGGCGTCCTCGCGGACCGGGAGAAAGAAGAAGCTCCCGATGCTCATGCAGATGCCCGCGACCAGAAATCCGAGTGCGTAGTTCAGGGGGAACGGAAGGCTCGAGCCGAGCAACCGGCTCCCGACCCACCCTCCGATCGCGCCCATGAGCGTCTGGAAGAAGAAGATCGTCCCGAATGTTCGCGCGCGCAGCTCGGGG
The DNA window shown above is from Candidatus Eisenbacteria bacterium and carries:
- a CDS encoding PDZ domain-containing protein: MPQIRSALARLSLSAILFILLDLMIPSCAPTLKQMPVSESAARSEAEKQREMALEVWVKKQDRLGAVSYRLTRASAELCGEQRAIYGFVAHDVGSYSKDYREAAIKYFGLGDCPVVRNVQPNFPAALAGLQPGDSLKAINGKSVEGKTTLQAMEMLLKASSSTDSLKLDVRRKGQILNLSMLGVPACDYPVLATEDDVVNAYADGEKVFIASGMLRFTEDDDELAFVVGHELSHDALGHIGKKKGNSLLGAILDVAVAATTGVNTGGMFSNAAANAFSQRFEAEADYEGLYMAARAGFDITKAPNFWRRMAAEHPGSIKKNFTASHPSTPERFIAMENAVTEIQSKRNRGIALVPEKASERGPSTSRPTSTIPTRPDSAEQSNAGSSRVPSDTLTTARATRDSTKQHGDAPFKVILGDGSVIPARSVRPWGVGQVKVTSPMGQSQYIDSSSIRSILDQDGHDWTEDVVDRGKRLPRE
- a CDS encoding acyl-CoA dehydrogenase, producing MQKFDGVDFLEIDGLFSDEEILVRDSVRRFVSDRVLPVIEKHNREGTFPADLIPGMAELGMLGANLQGYGAAGLNNVAYGLIMQELERGDSGIRSFVSVQGALCMYPIYTYGSDAQKEKYLPGMVKGEVIGCFGLTEADFGSNPSGMRTSARKDGNSYILNGSKMWITNGGIAHVAIVWGRLDGVIRGFLVDKGTPGYSTKDIHGKWSLRASVTSELTFQDCRVPLDNILPGVEGLKGPLGCLNQARYGIAWGGLGAAMACYHVALECSKSRIQFDRSIAGFQMVQEKLAWMIREITKGQLLAIQLGRLKDAGKVKAHQVSLGKMNNVDVGLQCARLARSILGANGITDEYQCGRHMCNLESVYTYEGTHDIHTLVLGEAVTGIPAYK
- a CDS encoding MFS transporter; amino-acid sequence: MTLPLDRHWKNVSSLLGVEGFYGVALSLISMVAVLPVFLSRLGATNTVIGALPVIWLLATNFPGAFAAHFTGGLAHRKRAVIILHLLAGIPWLFLAAWFGILGRPSGAVDILALLIGWGASWIVMGFTIPVWINFIAKVTRPELRARTFGTIFFFQTLMGAIGGWVGSRLLGSSLPFPLNYALGFLVAGICMSIGSFFFLPVREDAGGTTKPSPAFATVLRYTREILADRTGLRVYLTVLLLSVGRFMLITYYPVFAESRFSLQPRDSAIYTSICMAGQMIGSVLVGTIGDRFGYSRVAVVAMAALTLGLSLAIWGSHPAFYYCTAFVLGIFIVSDVLALFNLSMAFSPHEDNTAYIGIIPAIVTPFTALVAGSSGAFIDRFGFIPIAWVGLAGAVVSLYLVIFRLPEPAYSLAGRRGTS